A genomic region of Oryza glaberrima chromosome 1, OglaRS2, whole genome shotgun sequence contains the following coding sequences:
- the LOC127761503 gene encoding uncharacterized protein LOC127761503: MRVKVISRSTDEFTRERSQDLQKVFRNYDPALRSQEKAVEYTRALNAAKLEKIFARPFIGAMDGHVDAVSCMAKNPNYLKAIFSGSMDGDIRLWDIAARKTVCQFPGHQGAVRGLATSTDGDLLVSCGVDCTVRLWKVPMLKMVDTNDAIGDASQPSAVYTWKHAFWGVDHQWDGNLFATVGAQVDIWDQNRSEPINSFEWGKDTVLSVRFNPGEPDVLITSASDRSITLYDLRMSSPARKLIMKTRCNSICWNPREPMNFTAANEDTNCYSFDARKLDEAKVVHKGHVSAVMDIDYSPTGREFVTGSYDRTVRIFQYNGDHSREIYHTKRMQRVFCVKYTYDGTYLVSGSDDTNLRLWKSKASEQLGVLLPRERRKQEYLDAVKERYKHLPEVKRIVRHRHLPKPIYKAASLRRTMIEAENRKEERRRAHSAPGSMPVQPFRKRRIIKEVE, from the exons ATGAGGGTGAAGGTGATATCGCGCTCCACCGACGAGTTCACGCGGGAGCGCAGCCAGGACCTGCAG AAAGTATTCCGCAATTATGATCCAGCACTTCGTTCTCAGGAGAAAGCGGTTGAATACACCAGGGCTCTTAATGCTGCGAAGTTAGAGAAG ATATTTGCTAGGCCATTTATTGGAGCAATGGATGGCCATGTTGATGCTGTATCATGCATGGCGAAAAACCCCAATTATTTGAAAGCAATATTTTCTGGCTCAATGGATGGGG ATATTCGTCTGTGGGACATTGCTGCAAG GAAGACAGTCTGCCAGTTCCCTGGACATCAGGGTGCTGTGAGGGGTTTGGCGACATCTACTGATGGTGATCTTCTAGTATCATGTGGTGTTGACTGCAC TGTTCGACTATGGAAAGTCCCTATGCTCAAGATGGTAGACACTAACGATGCTATTGGAGATGCTTCTCAG CCTTCAGCGGTCTACACCTGGAAGCATGCGTTTTG GGGTGTTGACCACCAGTGGGATGGCAATCTTTTTGCAACTGTAGGTGCTCAGGTTGATATATGGGATCAAAACAG GTCAGAGCCAATAAATAGCTTTGAATGGGGTAAAGATACAGTTCTGTCCGTGAGATTTAATCCTGGAGAACCTGATGTTCTAATTACATCAGCTAG TGATCGGAGTATAACACTTTATGATCTACGCATGTCATCCCCTGCTAGAAAGCTAATCATGAAG ACAAGGTGCAACTCAATATGCTGGAACCCTAGGGAGCCTATGAACTTCACTGCC GCAAATGAAGATACAAATTGCTATTCCTTTGATGCTAGAAAGCTTGATGAAGCCAAAGTTGTTCACAAGGGCCATGTTTCAGCAGT GATGGACATTGATTATTCACCAACAGGGCGTGAATTTGTTACGGGTTCCTACGATAGAACA GTGCGGATCTTCCAATATAATGGTGATCATAGCAGGGAGATATACCATACTAAGAGGATGCAAAG GGTGTTTTGTGTGAAATACACCTATGATGGAACCTATTTGGTTTCTGGCAGTGATGATACGAATCTTCGGCTGTGGAAGTCCAAAGCTTCAGAACAGTTGGGAGTT CTTCTTCCAAGAGAACGCAGAAAACAAGAATACCTAGATGCTGTCAAGGAGCGGTATAAGCACCTTCCCGAAGTCAAGCGGATTGTGAG GCATAGGCACTTACCTAAGCCAATCTACAAGGCGGCCAGCTTAAGGCGAACAATGATTGAAGCAGAAAACCGTAAAGAAGAAAGGAGGCGTGCGCACAGTGCCCCCGGGAGCATGCCTGTGCAGCCCTTCAGGAAGAGAAGAATCATCAAAGAAGTAGAGTAA
- the LOC127761562 gene encoding protein NUCLEAR FUSION DEFECTIVE 6, mitochondrial-like isoform X1 — MAAAAAAAARSLLRSSASLLRAAPARSASASSSAARPSLRRALAAPPRILRSPVELSVCVESLLPLHSATAAARMTSMLAVPGQGLGWLTEAETDGLC; from the exons atggccgccgccgccgccgccgccgcgaggtcgCTGCTCCGCTCGTCCGCCTCTCTCctccgcgcggcgccggcgaggtccgcgtccgcgtcctcctccgccgcgcgcccgtctcTCCGTCGCGCGCTGGCCGCGCCCCCTCGCATCCTCAG GTCGCCTGTTGAGCTGAGTGTATGCGTGGAGTCCCTGCTGCCTCTGcacagcgccaccgccgccgcgcggatGACGTCCATGCTCGCCGTTCCCGGGCAAGGCCTCGGGTGGCTCACGGAAG CTGAAACTGATGGATTATGCTGA
- the LOC127761562 gene encoding protein NUCLEAR FUSION DEFECTIVE 6, mitochondrial-like isoform X2 produces the protein MAAAAAAAARSLLRSSASLLRAAPARSASASSSAARPSLRRALAAPPRILRSPVELSVCVESLLPLHSATAAARMTSMLAVPGQGLGWLTEGQDETR, from the exons atggccgccgccgccgccgccgccgcgaggtcgCTGCTCCGCTCGTCCGCCTCTCTCctccgcgcggcgccggcgaggtccgcgtccgcgtcctcctccgccgcgcgcccgtctcTCCGTCGCGCGCTGGCCGCGCCCCCTCGCATCCTCAG GTCGCCTGTTGAGCTGAGTGTATGCGTGGAGTCCCTGCTGCCTCTGcacagcgccaccgccgccgcgcggatGACGTCCATGCTCGCCGTTCCCGGGCAAGGCCTCGGGTGGCTCACGGAAG GACAAGATGAAACTAGATGA
- the LOC127761479 gene encoding probable metal-nicotianamine transporter YSL1 — protein MADPAGAGGEQEAPSVEAAFAGQPPPPWWQQVTVRAVAVSVVLGTLFSFMAMRTGLTAGFVPSFNMSASLLSFFIIKSWTRLMARCGVASQPFTRQENVVVQTCVISCATLSIYGGFTSYLLAMNETVAKAAGGGTDGRNVYTLHTGKIVAFLFLVTFSSLFCTLPLRKTMIVDYKLIYPSGSAVAGIVNSFHTPKGATKAKLQVNAMFKSVAGSFAWAFFQWFYTGGDGCGFHAFPLFGLEAYKEKFYFDFSASLVGVGMICPHLINFSMLLGSISSSGFIWPALQAKQGEWYTDPSPTSFKGINGYKVPMGVSMVLGDCLFQLGAITVKAVQHYRKGRQEQKLAVDGAADDGGGGCVPDDDDENKWHATYDERRRNQVFLSDGIPDQFAVAGYVALAALSTALVPRIFPQIRYHHVAVCYAVAPLLAFCNSYTSGLMDWSLATVYGKLAIFVVGASVGAASGGVIAGLAACGVMMVIIGDAAELMHDFKTAYLTLTSPVSMFASQAIGTALGCVVNPAVFLAFRWLAGAEHPPGDPGSAYAAPMAVAYRGIAVLGVEGVGTLPRHAIALCAACFAAAVFLDTAGAAARAARWRVGGWVPNPMAMAIPFFVGPTFAIDMCVGSLLLMAWRRADRQGAATLAVVVASGLICGEGLWMLPSAVLAMLKVQPPICMKFLSRSQIQEVRQHFVLGAADIQPAVTLTHHHHQ, from the exons ATGGCAgaccccgccggcgccggcggcgagcaggaggcgccgtcggtggaggcggcgttcgcggggcagccgccgccgccgtggtggcaGCAGGTGACGGTGCGGGCGGTGGCCGTGAGCGTGGTGCTCGGCACGCTGTTCAGCTTCATGGCGATGCGGACCGGCCTCACCGCCGGCTTCGTGCCGTCGTTCAACATGTCGGCGAGCCTCCTCAGCTTCTTCATCATCAAGTCGTGGACGCGGCTGATGGCACGCTGCGGCGTCGCCTCCCAGCCCTTCACAAGGCAGGAGAACGTCGTGGTGCAGACATGCGTGATCTCCTGCGCCACATTGTCAATCTACG GTGGTTTCACGAGCTACCTGCTGGCGATGAACGAGACGGTGGCcaaggcggccggcggaggaaCGGACGGCCGGAATGTGTACACGTTGCACACCGGGAAGATCgtggccttcctcttcctcgtcaCCTTCTCCAGCTTGTTCTGCACTCTGCCGCTGAGGAAG ACAATGATCGTGGACTACAAGCTGATATACCCATCTGGTTCAGCCGTTGCCGGCATCGTCAACAGCTTCCACACACCCAAGGGAGCAACAAAAGCCAA ATTGCAGGTCAATGCGATGTTCAAATCCGTGGCCGGGAGCTTCGCGTGGGCGTTCTTCCAGTGGTTCTACACGGGGGGAGACGGGTGCGGGTTCCATGCTTTCCCGCTGTTCGGGCTCGAGGCGTACAAGGAGAAGTTCTACTTCGACTTCTCGGCgagcctcgtcggcgtcggcatgATCTGCCCCCACCTGATCAACTTCTCCATGCTCCTTGGGTCCATCTCCTCTTCCGGGTTCATCTGGCCCGCGTTACAGGCGAAGCAAGGGGAATGGTACACCGATCCTTCCCCGACCAGCTTCAAGGGAATCAATGGATACAAG GTGCCCATGGGGGTATCCATGGTGCTCGGGGATTGCCTGTTCCAGCTAGGCGCCATCACTGTCAAGGCGGTGCAGCACTACCGCAAGGGGCGGCAGGAGCAGAAGCTCGCCGTCGATGGCGCGgccgatgacggcggcggcggctgtgtccccgacgacgacgacgagaacaAGTGGCACGCCACGTACGACGAGCGGCGCAGGAACCAGGTGTTCCTGAGCGACGGGATCCCCGACCAATTCGCCGTCGCCGGGTACGTCGCGCTGGCGGCGCTCTCGACGGCGCTGGTGCCGCGCATCTTCCCGCAGATCCGGTACCACCACGTCGCCGTCTGCTACGCGGTGGCGCCGCTCCTGGCGTTCTGCAACTCGTACACCTCCGGGCTGATGGACTGGTCGCTGGCGACGGTGTACGGGAAGCTCGCCATCTTCGTGGTCGGCGCGTCGGTCGGCGCCGCGTCGGGCGGCGTGATCGCCGGGCTCGCCGCGTGCGGCGTCATGATGGTGATCATCGGCGACGCCGCGGAGCTGATGCACGACTTCAAGACGGCGTACCTGACGCTCACCTCGCCGGTGTCCATGTTCGCCAGCCAGGCGATCGGCACGGCGCTCGGCTGCGTCGTCAACCCGGCCGTCTTCCTCGCGTTCCGGTGGCTCGCCGGCGCGGAACACCCGCCGGGCGACCCCGGGTCGGCGTACGCGGCGCCGATGGCCGTCGCCTACCGCGGCATCGCCGTGCTCGGCGTGGAGGGCGTCGGCACCCTGCCGAGGCACGCCATCGCGCTGTGCGCCGCCTGCTTCGCTGCGGCGGTGTTCCTGgacacggcgggggcggcggcgagggcggcgcggtggagggtgGGGGGCTGGGTGCCGAACCCGATGGCCATGGCGATCCCGTTCTTCGTCGGGCCGACGTTCGCCATCGACATGTGCGTCGGCAGCCTGCTGCTGATGGCGTGGCGGAGGGCGGACAGGCAGGGCGCCGCGACGCTGGCCGTCGTGGTGGCGTCCGGGCTCATCTGCGGCGAAGGGCTGTGGATGCTGCCGTCGGCGGTGCTCGCCATGCTCAAGGTGCAGCCGCCCATCTGCATGAAGTTCCTCTCCAGAAGCCAGATCCAGGAGGTGCGGCAGCACTTCGTGCTCGGCGCCGCGGATATCCAGCCCGCGGTGACGCTGacgcatcatcatcatcaatga
- the LOC127761562 gene encoding protein NUCLEAR FUSION DEFECTIVE 6, mitochondrial-like isoform X3, with translation MAAAAAAAARSLLRSSASLLRAAPARSASASSSAARPSLRRALAAPPRILRSPVELSVCVESLLPLHSATAAARMTSMLAVPGQGLGWLTEADTDGV, from the exons atggccgccgccgccgccgccgccgcgaggtcgCTGCTCCGCTCGTCCGCCTCTCTCctccgcgcggcgccggcgaggtccgcgtccgcgtcctcctccgccgcgcgcccgtctcTCCGTCGCGCGCTGGCCGCGCCCCCTCGCATCCTCAG GTCGCCTGTTGAGCTGAGTGTATGCGTGGAGTCCCTGCTGCCTCTGcacagcgccaccgccgccgcgcggatGACGTCCATGCTCGCCGTTCCCGGGCAAGGCCTCGGGTGGCTCACGGAAG CTGATACTGATGGAGTATGA